Proteins co-encoded in one Sporosarcina sp. FSL K6-1522 genomic window:
- a CDS encoding aminotransferase class I/II-fold pyridoxal phosphate-dependent enzyme — MKIEPSLKMSIFEPAIFGDLKAAAEAKKATGAELIDLSLGSPDLPPDEKVRRVLSEQSALATTYGYTLGGTKRFNEAVVNYYQRRSGVTLNPETEIIQTMGSQEGLVHLPFAFCNEGDIVLTTNPAYVAYDTGIKLAGAVPYYMPLRAENGFLPDLDAIPADVAAKAKLLILNLPGNPVPALPDATFFDKVVAFAKKHNILVLHDAAYSEYYFSGDSPISFLATPGAMEVGMEINSLSKSFSLAGARIAYIAGNAEMIRIIKQLKSNLDYGTFGPIQDAAVTALDNAEEITDRLRKVFTERHQVLMAGMRDIGWEATPSNGGMFVWAKYPYDMDDKAFVFEVIEQCGVVMVPGSIFGSEGAGFVRLALVQKVENIQKAVEQLKKLEICVAK, encoded by the coding sequence TTGAAAATCGAACCATCTCTCAAAATGTCCATATTTGAACCAGCTATTTTTGGAGATTTAAAAGCAGCTGCCGAAGCGAAAAAAGCGACAGGCGCTGAATTGATTGATTTAAGTCTTGGAAGTCCAGACCTTCCACCAGATGAAAAAGTTCGACGTGTATTATCCGAACAAAGCGCGTTGGCAACTACATATGGCTACACACTTGGCGGCACCAAACGATTTAACGAGGCTGTTGTGAACTATTACCAACGGCGTTCAGGTGTGACGTTAAATCCAGAAACAGAAATCATTCAGACAATGGGTTCTCAAGAAGGACTTGTCCATTTACCATTCGCTTTTTGTAATGAAGGGGATATCGTGCTGACGACGAATCCTGCTTATGTGGCTTATGACACGGGCATTAAGCTCGCTGGAGCCGTTCCTTATTACATGCCGCTACGTGCAGAAAATGGCTTTTTACCGGATTTGGATGCCATTCCTGCAGATGTTGCGGCGAAAGCGAAATTGCTAATTTTAAATTTACCTGGAAACCCAGTTCCAGCGTTGCCAGATGCGACATTCTTCGACAAAGTGGTGGCGTTTGCTAAGAAACATAATATCCTTGTGCTGCATGACGCTGCTTACTCGGAATATTATTTTAGCGGTGACTCACCGATTAGTTTCCTAGCAACACCAGGGGCAATGGAAGTTGGGATGGAAATCAACTCCTTATCGAAAAGCTTCAGTCTTGCAGGTGCGCGCATCGCCTATATTGCTGGGAATGCGGAGATGATTCGCATCATTAAACAGTTGAAGTCTAATTTAGATTACGGAACGTTTGGACCGATACAAGATGCGGCGGTTACGGCATTGGATAACGCAGAGGAAATTACCGATCGTTTGCGCAAAGTGTTTACAGAGCGTCATCAAGTATTGATGGCGGGCATGCGTGACATCGGTTGGGAAGCGACACCGTCCAATGGCGGCATGTTCGTCTGGGCGAAATATCCGTATGACATGGATGATAAAGCGTTTGTCTTCGAAGTCATTGAGCAATGTGGCGTCGTCATGGTTCCGGGCAGCATATTCGGTTCTGAAGGTGCTGGGTTTGTCCGATTGGCGCTTGTGCAGAAAGTGGAGAACATACAAAAAGCGGTGGAACAATTGAAGAAATTGGAAATTTGTGTAGCGAAGTAA
- a CDS encoding AIM24 family protein encodes MGKYTISEFIKQTQQDDQVSEYFELETPRILEVNLSDMVWAKTGSMISYTGQIKFERERMLEHGVGMMFKKALTGEGTSLMKATGNGRLYLADQGKKITIFDLNNESITVNGNDLLAFEPGIEWDIKLMRKVAGMMSGGLFNVTLWGTGKVAITTHFEPLTLLVRPGEPVVTDPNATVAWSGDLTPEFRTDISFRTFLGRGSGESIQMEFSGEGFVIIQPFEEVYLSGGTQS; translated from the coding sequence ATGGGCAAGTATACAATTAGTGAATTCATTAAACAAACGCAACAGGACGATCAGGTGAGTGAGTACTTTGAATTGGAAACACCGCGTATTTTGGAAGTGAATTTATCAGACATGGTATGGGCGAAAACGGGTTCAATGATTTCCTATACGGGGCAGATTAAATTCGAACGGGAAAGAATGCTGGAGCATGGGGTCGGCATGATGTTCAAAAAAGCACTTACAGGTGAAGGTACTTCATTGATGAAAGCAACCGGGAATGGTCGATTATACTTAGCGGATCAAGGGAAAAAGATTACTATTTTCGATTTGAATAATGAATCGATTACGGTAAATGGTAATGACCTTTTGGCGTTTGAACCGGGCATTGAGTGGGATATTAAACTGATGCGCAAAGTGGCGGGGATGATGTCGGGTGGATTGTTCAATGTGACATTATGGGGAACAGGGAAAGTTGCGATTACGACGCATTTTGAACCGTTAACGTTGCTTGTTCGTCCTGGAGAGCCAGTTGTAACAGATCCCAATGCGACGGTCGCTTGGTCGGGCGATTTAACGCCTGAGTTCCGCACCGATATTAGCTTCCGAACATTTCTTGGTCGAGGTAGTGGCGAGTCTATTCAAATGGAGTTTTCGGGTGAAGGCTTTGTCATCATTCAACCGTTTGAAGAAGTGTATTTAAGTGGAGGCACCCAGTCCTAA
- a CDS encoding acyl-CoA dehydrogenase family protein: protein MNFEFTSEQNLLRNTVRGLVDKEIMPNIGEWDRAGKFDPAIWKQLADLGLMGVCIPEQYGGSGMDYNALAIVCEELERGDTTFRTAVSVHTGLNSMTLLQWGTEEQKQKYLVPQAKGEKIGAFGLTEPGAGSDVAAMQTTAVKNGDHYVLNGQKTWISLCDVADYFLVFAYTGDKAEKHKAISAFIVDRTWEGFSSKAIKGKMGIRAGNTGELFFEDVKVPKENLLGQEGEGFKIAMAALDNGRFTVAAGAVGQIMACMEASIAYCHERATFGKEIGKHQLVQQMIAKMEAGYQMSRLLVYRAGELKNQGKRNTRETSLAKWQACDFANQAADDAVQIHGAYGFSDEYPVERYLRNSKAPVIYEGTREIHTVMQAEYALGYREDKALNKMLPAWEEALQYN from the coding sequence ATGAACTTTGAATTTACATCTGAGCAGAATCTATTGAGAAACACAGTACGTGGATTGGTAGATAAAGAGATTATGCCGAATATCGGTGAGTGGGATCGCGCGGGGAAATTCGATCCGGCAATTTGGAAGCAGTTAGCGGATTTAGGTCTCATGGGCGTTTGTATTCCAGAGCAATACGGCGGTAGCGGCATGGATTACAATGCGTTAGCTATCGTATGTGAAGAGCTGGAGCGTGGCGATACAACGTTCAGGACGGCAGTTTCGGTTCATACGGGACTGAACAGCATGACGCTTCTGCAATGGGGAACAGAAGAGCAGAAGCAAAAGTATTTGGTACCGCAAGCAAAAGGCGAGAAGATTGGAGCGTTTGGTCTAACTGAGCCTGGAGCAGGATCTGACGTAGCTGCGATGCAGACGACAGCAGTGAAAAATGGGGATCACTACGTATTAAATGGCCAGAAGACATGGATTTCTTTATGTGATGTAGCCGATTACTTTTTAGTATTTGCTTACACGGGCGATAAAGCAGAGAAGCATAAAGCGATTTCAGCATTTATCGTGGATCGTACATGGGAAGGTTTTTCATCGAAAGCGATTAAAGGGAAAATGGGAATCCGTGCTGGTAATACAGGCGAGCTGTTTTTTGAAGATGTGAAAGTGCCGAAGGAAAACTTGCTTGGGCAAGAAGGCGAAGGCTTTAAAATTGCGATGGCTGCGCTCGATAACGGACGTTTCACGGTAGCGGCAGGGGCAGTAGGGCAAATTATGGCTTGTATGGAAGCGAGCATTGCATACTGTCATGAGCGCGCAACATTTGGCAAAGAAATCGGTAAACATCAGCTCGTTCAACAAATGATTGCCAAAATGGAAGCCGGCTATCAAATGAGTCGTCTCCTTGTGTATCGTGCAGGCGAGTTGAAAAACCAGGGAAAACGCAATACACGCGAAACTTCACTCGCGAAATGGCAAGCATGTGATTTTGCCAATCAGGCTGCGGATGATGCCGTGCAAATTCACGGTGCGTATGGCTTTTCCGATGAGTATCCAGTAGAGCGCTACTTGCGTAACTCGAAAGCACCGGTCATTTACGAGGGGACACGAGAAATCCATACGGTTATGCAAGCTGAATATGCGCTAGGCTATCGTGAAGATAAGGCGTTGAACAAAATGCTTCCGGCGTGGGAAGAAGCATTGCAATATAACTGA
- a CDS encoding CoA transferase has product MSGALGNIRVLDLSRVLAGPYCTMILGDLGAEVIKVEAPGGSDDTRKWGPPFQNDVSAYYMSANRNKKAITVDLKSEQGVKIIKKLVTDSDVIIHNFKTGTMERFGLDYDTLAAINPRIVYCAITGFGETGPDRDAPGYDFIIQAMSGLMSITGDQQSGPQKSGVAITDILTGMYACIGIQAALLERGQSGKGQKVDISLYDSAVSALVNIGSNFLMTEEIPKALGNVHANIVPYQTFKTLDSEMVIAVGNDHQFKALCDVLKVPQYASDERFKTNPDRVQHREVLIPLLQQAFLTEPTAYWYKKCREHTIPAGPIHNLKDVVNDAQLQSRNMFLTHEHPTAGTIKMIGSPLKLSRTPVEVKHHPPNPGEHNEEILGNLYEKNN; this is encoded by the coding sequence GTGTCGGGAGCACTGGGGAATATTCGCGTTCTTGATTTATCACGCGTGCTAGCAGGCCCTTATTGCACAATGATTCTAGGGGATTTAGGTGCTGAAGTAATCAAAGTGGAAGCGCCGGGCGGAAGTGATGATACCCGAAAATGGGGACCACCTTTTCAGAATGATGTGAGCGCCTATTATATGAGCGCAAACCGTAACAAAAAAGCGATTACGGTTGATTTGAAATCGGAACAAGGGGTCAAAATCATTAAAAAGCTTGTTACAGATAGCGATGTCATTATTCATAATTTCAAGACGGGAACGATGGAACGCTTTGGCTTGGACTACGACACGCTCGCTGCGATTAATCCGCGAATTGTCTATTGCGCCATTACAGGATTTGGTGAAACAGGGCCGGATCGAGATGCGCCAGGGTATGATTTTATCATTCAGGCAATGAGCGGATTGATGAGCATTACAGGGGATCAACAATCCGGTCCGCAGAAATCGGGTGTTGCCATCACAGACATCTTGACGGGCATGTATGCTTGTATTGGCATTCAGGCAGCGTTACTGGAGCGGGGACAGTCTGGCAAGGGGCAGAAGGTCGATATCTCCCTGTATGATTCCGCGGTCAGTGCTCTGGTGAATATCGGAAGTAATTTCTTGATGACGGAAGAAATTCCGAAGGCACTCGGCAATGTTCATGCCAATATCGTGCCGTATCAGACGTTTAAAACATTGGATAGTGAAATGGTTATTGCGGTGGGGAACGACCATCAATTTAAAGCGCTATGCGACGTGCTCAAAGTGCCACAGTATGCGTCAGATGAACGCTTTAAAACGAATCCAGACCGTGTGCAGCACCGGGAGGTATTAATCCCTTTATTGCAGCAAGCATTTTTAACTGAACCAACAGCTTATTGGTATAAAAAGTGTCGTGAACACACGATTCCAGCTGGGCCTATCCATAATTTGAAAGATGTCGTGAACGATGCACAACTGCAATCACGCAATATGTTTCTCACACACGAACATCCAACAGCGGGCACCATTAAAATGATTGGTAGTCCATTGAAATTGTCACGCACACCGGTGGAAGTGAAGCACCACCCACCGAATCCAGGTGAACATAATGAAGAAATACTCGGAAACCTATACGAAAAAAACAACTGA
- a CDS encoding DUF3870 domain-containing protein: MNTIFIAGHARLPSGMAAQNMYETLTITAEIDKKYGVIVTASCTLATEHGKAFVQQLLRGYSLRDGIEKPVEEVKNHYLGKAGNALMSALRDLYKQYDACVVSK, translated from the coding sequence ATGAATACGATTTTTATCGCGGGGCATGCACGGTTGCCATCTGGAATGGCTGCGCAAAACATGTATGAGACATTGACGATCACAGCAGAAATCGATAAAAAATACGGAGTCATCGTGACGGCGAGCTGTACATTAGCAACAGAGCATGGCAAAGCCTTTGTACAACAATTGCTAAGGGGATATAGTTTGCGAGATGGCATTGAAAAACCCGTAGAAGAAGTAAAAAATCATTATTTGGGGAAAGCCGGAAATGCGTTAATGTCCGCATTGAGAGATTTGTATAAACAATATGATGCGTGTGTTGTATCGAAATGA
- a CDS encoding NAD-dependent succinate-semialdehyde dehydrogenase, translating to MSQELKTKAHLIYINGEWSGADLDELEVVNPANGQVIGCVPNAGEVEAHEAIEAAHQAFQTWSQTTAYERAGYLKKFHALILEHQEELAQIMTKEMGKPINESRGEVASAASFLEWYAEEGKRVYGETIPTHTQNKRLQVWKKPVGVVAAITPWNFPAAMLTRKMGPALAAGCTIVIKPSGDSPLTAIKMVELSEQAGFPKGVINLVTGSSSKIGKAIMENDKVRKVTFTGSTEVGKMLIQQSAHQVKRLSLELGGHAPVIILNDANIDAAVEGVVASAFRNAGQTCVCANRIYVQSGVHEEFVDKFTKAVNLLKVGNGAEETVTVGPLINQASVQKVRHHVEDALAKGATLLTGGVSLENDGGNFYAPTVLSDVTASMVVMHEETFGPVAPIQKVETIEEAIALANDTPYGLAAYVFTESVSQGTRLIEQLQYGIVGWNDGVPSATQAPFGGMKESGFGREGGHEGIESYLESQYVSMGIN from the coding sequence ATGAGCCAAGAATTGAAAACGAAGGCGCATCTTATTTATATAAACGGTGAATGGAGTGGAGCGGACCTTGACGAGCTAGAGGTGGTGAACCCCGCGAATGGGCAAGTTATTGGTTGCGTGCCAAATGCTGGCGAAGTGGAAGCGCATGAAGCGATTGAGGCTGCGCATCAAGCATTTCAAACATGGTCGCAAACAACAGCTTATGAGCGTGCAGGCTATTTAAAGAAGTTCCATGCGCTGATTTTGGAACATCAGGAGGAGCTTGCTCAAATCATGACCAAGGAAATGGGTAAGCCAATAAATGAATCAAGAGGAGAAGTCGCGTCAGCTGCGTCATTCCTAGAATGGTATGCAGAGGAAGGGAAACGGGTTTATGGGGAAACCATTCCTACGCATACACAGAATAAGCGTCTGCAAGTATGGAAAAAGCCTGTGGGTGTTGTGGCTGCAATTACGCCGTGGAATTTCCCGGCTGCCATGCTGACAAGAAAGATGGGACCTGCCCTGGCGGCTGGTTGTACCATTGTCATCAAGCCTTCTGGTGATAGCCCGCTAACCGCGATTAAAATGGTCGAACTAAGTGAACAAGCCGGTTTTCCAAAAGGGGTTATTAACCTTGTAACAGGTTCTTCGTCAAAAATCGGCAAAGCGATTATGGAAAATGACAAAGTACGCAAAGTGACATTCACAGGTTCGACAGAAGTCGGCAAAATGCTCATTCAACAAAGTGCGCATCAAGTGAAACGCTTATCACTTGAGCTAGGTGGACATGCACCGGTTATTATCTTAAATGATGCGAATATCGATGCGGCGGTGGAAGGTGTTGTAGCTTCTGCATTCCGTAATGCAGGGCAGACATGTGTCTGTGCCAATCGCATTTATGTGCAGTCAGGTGTTCATGAAGAATTTGTCGACAAGTTTACGAAGGCCGTCAATCTCTTAAAAGTCGGAAATGGTGCGGAAGAAACTGTAACTGTTGGCCCGCTCATTAATCAAGCAAGTGTACAGAAAGTTCGTCATCATGTAGAAGATGCCTTAGCGAAAGGGGCTACGCTGTTAACAGGCGGCGTGTCCTTGGAGAATGACGGTGGAAACTTCTATGCGCCTACAGTCTTAAGTGATGTGACAGCGTCGATGGTTGTGATGCATGAAGAGACATTTGGACCGGTAGCACCGATTCAAAAAGTGGAAACGATTGAAGAAGCAATCGCTTTAGCGAACGATACACCGTACGGTTTGGCGGCATATGTGTTTACGGAAAGTGTCTCACAGGGCACCCGCCTAATCGAGCAATTGCAATATGGCATCGTAGGCTGGAATGACGGTGTTCCTTCCGCAACGCAAGCGCCATTTGGCGGCATGAAAGAAAGCGGCTTTGGCCGTGAAGGTGGTCATGAAGGCATCGAGTCTTATTTAGAGTCGCAGTATGTTTCAATGGGCATAAATTGA
- a CDS encoding hydantoinase B/oxoprolinase family protein produces MSTTTQQLFQSKLDPVTFEVLKNAYVNLVDQMAEQILRTCYSFVIYNHDFSSAICDAEGNTVMQGTQDISVHVGTLHLTAKAVIEDFKDDIHPGDVFLINDPYRGGTHFSDTRVIKPVFYDGKVIAFMQVNGHWADMGGSVPGSFDIKSKEHFGEGVRIPPLRIYSKGVYLQDVANLLVSNMRVPEERLGDLRSQVEAAKVGEKQLLALIEKYGIETILIAFEEVQDYVERLARTNIKALPDGTWETTDYLDMDPEVGDGLIPIHVKMTIKDDEVFYDLSGSHDYIGCFLNAGFGSSLSAAYAGTKTFFPDIPLNSGFYRAVHVELPENSVVNAPYPIAVTGFCSGAYEKIMNACFELWSSIIPERALACSFNLEYLLVGGWDTREKTKEYFMWYDWMAGGHGGRNKRDGANAMSPVFGVGLSIQPCEGQERLSPVVTTKHEIIMDSGGPGEYRGGCGVEKGGTLTAVTDTVMSYCCDRSRSVTWGIWGGLPSSPHGAWLNPEKENKEFLGAIFSNVKVESGDSFVRPSAGGGGLGDPLERDPNAVLEDVIDEYVSIERAEKDYGVVIREVDKDIDLFEIDMKATTIARENIRKNRKAWLREDITKVENAFLKGEIDTYDLIRKYGVVFDHDTKKILPESTREYRAMLDKRMVPHWG; encoded by the coding sequence ATGTCGACAACGACTCAACAGCTTTTTCAAAGTAAATTAGACCCGGTCACATTTGAAGTGTTGAAAAATGCTTATGTGAATTTGGTTGACCAGATGGCGGAACAAATATTACGGACGTGCTATTCCTTCGTCATTTACAATCACGACTTTAGCTCAGCGATTTGCGATGCAGAAGGAAATACGGTGATGCAGGGGACGCAAGATATTTCCGTTCACGTCGGTACGTTACACTTAACTGCGAAGGCGGTTATCGAAGATTTTAAAGACGATATTCATCCAGGCGATGTGTTTTTAATCAATGACCCGTATAGGGGCGGTACGCATTTTAGTGATACGCGAGTCATTAAGCCCGTCTTTTACGATGGAAAGGTGATTGCGTTCATGCAAGTGAATGGTCACTGGGCAGATATGGGTGGTTCTGTGCCGGGGTCATTTGATATTAAATCGAAAGAACATTTCGGAGAAGGTGTGAGAATCCCGCCGCTTCGAATTTATAGTAAGGGCGTTTATCTACAAGACGTGGCGAATCTATTAGTTTCTAATATGCGTGTACCAGAAGAACGGCTTGGCGATTTACGTTCCCAAGTAGAAGCCGCAAAAGTTGGGGAGAAGCAGTTGCTGGCCTTAATTGAAAAATACGGTATTGAGACAATCCTAATCGCTTTTGAAGAGGTACAGGATTATGTGGAGCGTCTAGCACGTACGAATATCAAAGCGCTTCCAGACGGTACGTGGGAAACAACGGATTATCTCGATATGGATCCTGAAGTAGGGGATGGGCTCATTCCTATCCATGTGAAAATGACGATTAAAGATGATGAAGTCTTTTATGATCTGAGTGGATCTCACGACTATATCGGATGCTTTTTGAACGCTGGATTTGGATCATCACTATCGGCGGCCTATGCGGGAACGAAAACGTTTTTCCCGGACATCCCATTAAACTCCGGATTTTACCGAGCTGTCCATGTTGAGTTGCCTGAAAACTCAGTCGTCAATGCGCCTTATCCAATCGCTGTAACTGGTTTTTGTTCAGGAGCTTACGAGAAAATCATGAATGCATGTTTTGAATTATGGTCCTCTATTATTCCTGAACGGGCGCTCGCCTGCTCCTTTAATCTGGAATACTTGTTAGTTGGAGGATGGGATACGAGAGAAAAAACGAAAGAGTATTTTATGTGGTACGACTGGATGGCAGGCGGCCACGGTGGCAGAAATAAACGCGACGGTGCCAATGCAATGTCTCCCGTATTTGGAGTTGGATTAAGTATTCAACCTTGCGAAGGACAAGAGCGCTTATCCCCTGTCGTCACGACGAAACATGAAATCATCATGGATTCGGGCGGGCCCGGTGAATACCGAGGTGGTTGCGGCGTGGAAAAGGGTGGAACATTGACGGCGGTGACGGATACGGTTATGTCGTATTGTTGTGATCGTTCGAGGTCAGTAACATGGGGAATCTGGGGTGGGTTACCATCATCTCCACATGGTGCTTGGCTAAATCCTGAAAAAGAAAACAAAGAATTTCTTGGAGCGATATTTTCAAATGTGAAGGTTGAAAGCGGAGATTCATTCGTCAGGCCTTCAGCAGGCGGAGGCGGTCTCGGAGATCCTCTAGAGCGAGATCCAAATGCTGTACTCGAAGATGTGATTGATGAATATGTATCCATCGAACGTGCGGAAAAGGACTACGGTGTGGTCATTAGAGAGGTTGATAAAGATATCGACCTTTTCGAAATTGATATGAAAGCGACGACAATCGCTAGAGAAAATATACGAAAGAACCGGAAAGCATGGCTACGTGAGGATATCACTAAGGTAGAAAATGCATTTTTAAAAGGTGAAATTGATACGTATGATTTAATCCGGAAATACGGCGTTGTATTTGATCATGATACGAAGAAGATTTTGCCGGAATCCACGCGTGAATACCGAGCGATGCTTGACAAAAGAATGGTTCCTCACTGGGGATAA
- a CDS encoding hydantoinase/oxoprolinase family protein, producing the protein MADYRLAVDVGGTFTDVFVFDEIKKEIFVTKVSSTPKEPEKGIIEGVKKTGLSGKDLVQFSHGTTVGTNALIERKLPKTALVTTKGFRDVIEIRDGTRLDLWDAYNDVAPPYIKRRDRFEVKERMDYAGNVLEEIDPEEVRALGVKLKKRGVESVAICFINAYINGENEVKVKEILQEELGDVYICSSNDILPEIFENDRMSTTIVNAVLGPTVSNYIQKLEGEMEALGYEGDILVLHSGGGVMTSETVPRYAARLASSGIAAGAIASKYIANLCGYKNAIGFDMGGTSTDISLMYEGELRITKDWAIEYGYPIGFPSIEILTIGAGGGSISWIDEGGSLRNGPQSAGAEPGPACYGLGGKNPTNTDANLVLGRLDTNLLDGQMQLDKEASIASVHESIGKPFNLEVAEAANSILKVANANMCDALRLISVRRGYDPRDFALVSFGGASGVHCAYLAKEMDIPNVIIPPYSGVAAAMGCLIVDVQHDITKTFMADAKTISIATLRSEFATMETEARALLEEEGIADEDMNFIRYIDMRYAGQWRSLAITIGQKLDSIEGALLQFHKEHEREFAFSDVNQNVEIYGLRVAAIGTVEKPELPKNIVTGTLESALVSTRPVYFEESDGFVETSVYRREDLPTGVELEGPAIINQLDSTIVVPPQFTAKTDDYRNIIIQYRN; encoded by the coding sequence ATGGCAGATTATCGTTTGGCGGTTGATGTAGGGGGAACGTTTACAGATGTATTTGTTTTCGATGAAATCAAGAAAGAGATATTTGTCACGAAAGTCTCTTCTACCCCGAAGGAGCCTGAAAAGGGAATTATCGAAGGGGTTAAAAAGACAGGATTATCTGGGAAAGATCTTGTGCAATTTTCACATGGGACGACAGTAGGAACGAATGCGTTGATTGAAAGAAAATTGCCAAAGACGGCACTCGTAACGACAAAAGGATTTCGTGATGTAATCGAGATTCGTGACGGGACAAGGCTAGATTTATGGGATGCGTATAATGATGTTGCTCCTCCATATATTAAACGTCGAGATCGTTTTGAAGTGAAGGAACGAATGGATTATGCCGGGAACGTGTTAGAGGAAATTGATCCGGAAGAAGTTCGGGCATTGGGCGTTAAATTGAAAAAACGCGGTGTTGAATCTGTAGCGATTTGCTTTATAAATGCCTATATCAACGGAGAAAATGAGGTGAAAGTAAAAGAAATTCTGCAAGAGGAATTAGGAGATGTCTACATTTGTTCCTCAAATGATATTTTGCCAGAGATTTTTGAAAATGACAGAATGAGCACAACAATTGTGAACGCGGTACTTGGGCCGACGGTGAGCAACTATATTCAAAAGCTAGAAGGAGAAATGGAAGCGCTAGGATATGAAGGGGATATATTAGTTCTCCATTCCGGTGGCGGAGTGATGACTTCGGAAACGGTACCGCGTTATGCAGCAAGACTTGCTAGTTCTGGTATTGCTGCAGGGGCAATTGCTAGTAAATATATCGCAAATTTGTGCGGCTATAAAAATGCGATTGGATTCGATATGGGCGGAACGAGTACGGATATTTCGCTAATGTATGAAGGTGAGTTAAGGATCACAAAGGACTGGGCCATCGAATATGGCTACCCAATCGGTTTTCCAAGCATCGAGATATTGACGATTGGGGCCGGTGGCGGTAGTATTTCTTGGATTGACGAAGGGGGTTCACTGCGAAATGGTCCACAGAGTGCCGGTGCAGAACCTGGCCCCGCTTGTTATGGACTAGGGGGCAAGAACCCGACGAATACAGATGCGAACTTAGTGCTTGGCCGATTGGACACGAATTTGCTAGACGGCCAAATGCAATTGGATAAAGAAGCTTCTATAGCGTCAGTACATGAAAGTATTGGTAAGCCCTTTAACCTTGAGGTTGCGGAAGCCGCTAATTCTATCTTGAAAGTGGCTAATGCCAATATGTGCGATGCGCTGCGTTTGATATCTGTGCGCAGAGGTTATGATCCGCGTGATTTTGCACTCGTTTCATTTGGGGGAGCCAGTGGCGTTCATTGTGCATATTTGGCAAAAGAGATGGACATTCCAAACGTCATCATTCCACCTTATTCGGGAGTGGCAGCAGCGATGGGGTGTTTAATCGTTGATGTACAGCATGACATTACAAAAACCTTTATGGCAGACGCGAAAACCATTTCGATTGCCACGTTGCGGTCGGAATTCGCTACTATGGAAACGGAAGCAAGGGCTCTTTTAGAAGAAGAAGGCATTGCTGACGAGGACATGAACTTTATTCGTTACATTGATATGAGGTATGCGGGTCAATGGCGATCCTTAGCTATCACAATCGGGCAAAAATTGGATTCAATTGAAGGGGCGCTACTTCAGTTTCATAAGGAGCATGAGCGGGAATTTGCTTTTTCTGACGTGAATCAGAATGTGGAAATTTATGGACTGCGGGTTGCTGCAATAGGCACGGTCGAGAAACCAGAACTGCCGAAAAACATTGTAACGGGAACATTGGAGTCAGCATTAGTCAGTACACGACCGGTCTACTTTGAAGAGTCGGATGGCTTTGTTGAGACGTCTGTATATCGTCGTGAGGATTTGCCTACGGGGGTAGAATTGGAAGGACCGGCTATTATCAACCAGCTTGATTCGACGATTGTGGTGCCGCCGCAATTCACGGCGAAGACGGATGACTATCGAAATATCATTATCCAATATCGTAACTAG